One genomic region from Podarcis raffonei isolate rPodRaf1 chromosome 16, rPodRaf1.pri, whole genome shotgun sequence encodes:
- the UNC119B gene encoding protein unc-119 homolog B, with the protein MSGSKPRVASGAGGALSRLRGRRGSGDASPAVVAPLRAAVLPRTEAELLALDAVRPEHVLGLSRVTENYLCRPEDNFYNIDFTKFKIRDLETGTVLFEIAKPSALEQEDDDGDAGEVDTSAGRFVRYQFTPAFLRLRTVGATVEFTVGDKPVSNFRMIERHYFRDRLLKNFDFDFGFCIPSSRNTCEHIYEFPQLSEDLIRLMVENPYETRSDSFYFVDNKLIMHNKADYAYNGGQ; encoded by the exons ATGAGCGGCTCGAAGCCCAGGGTGGCGTCGGGGGCCGGCGGGGCGCTGAGCCGCTTGCGAGGCCGGAGAGGCTCCGGAGACGCGTCGCCCGCGGTCGTGGCTCCTCTGAGGGCCGCCGTGTTGCCCCGCACCGAGGCGGAGCTGCTGGCGCTGGACGCGGTCCGGCCCGAGCACGTCCTGGGGCTCAGCCGCGTCACTGAGA ACTATCTCTGCCGACCAGAGGACAACTTTTACAATATTGATTTCACCAAATTCAAGATCAGGGACCTGGAGACAGGGACGGTGCTATTTGAAATTGCCAAACCTTCAGCTTTAG AGCAAGAGGACGATGACGGTGACGCCGGGGAGGTGGACACCAGCGCAGGGCGCTTTGTCCGCTATCAGTTCACACCTGCCTTCCTGCGCCTCCGGACAGTTGGCGCAAC TGTGGAGTTCACAGTAGGAGACAAGCCTGTGTCGAATTTCCGTATGATTGAGAGGCATTACTTCAGAGACCGCCTTCTCAAGAATTTTGACTTTGATTTTGGCTTCTGCATCCCCAGCAGCAGGAACACTTGTGAGCACATCTACGAGTTCCCACAACTTTCAGAGGACCTCA TCCGTCTGATGGTCGAGAACCCCTACGAGACCCGCTCAGACAGCTTCTACTTTGTGGACAACAAGCTGATTATGCACAATAAGGCTGACTATGCCTACAACGGAGGGCAGTAG